In one window of Alphaproteobacteria bacterium DNA:
- a CDS encoding NAD(P)-dependent oxidoreductase, whose amino-acid sequence MKILITGKDSKIAQELLRRLKKNKVVAYNKAELDITDIAQIKEVVIKEKPSMIINCASLNDLKQAESNPEKAYAVNQYGVKNLVNISLDYDIKLIHFSTNYIFTGNQTEPYVETDRADPLNIYGKSKLKGENEILNSPDLKYLLYRTSWIYAANDDFLISELKLNSGQSQASYYPASALATPTSVSLLIELVIRSIKKNLTGIYNVSCSGFASQYDFAKEVVKICGINIKIKAKTTTDSDNILTPRFAVLDNSKISKDLTINIPEWDEELKHQLEKHDN is encoded by the coding sequence ATGAAAATATTAATTACAGGAAAAGATAGTAAAATCGCGCAGGAGTTACTAAGAAGACTAAAAAAAAATAAGGTGGTTGCTTACAACAAAGCAGAGTTAGATATAACTGATATAGCGCAAATTAAAGAAGTGGTCATAAAAGAGAAGCCTAGTATGATAATTAACTGCGCCTCCTTAAATGATCTCAAGCAAGCTGAAAGTAACCCAGAGAAAGCTTACGCAGTAAATCAATATGGAGTAAAGAACTTAGTTAATATTTCCTTGGATTATGATATAAAATTAATTCATTTTAGTACTAATTATATCTTCACTGGTAACCAAACTGAGCCATATGTTGAAACCGATAGAGCGGACCCTTTAAATATTTATGGGAAAAGCAAGTTAAAAGGAGAAAATGAGATCTTAAATAGTCCAGACCTTAAATATTTGTTATATAGGACAAGTTGGATTTATGCGGCTAATGATGACTTTCTTATTTCTGAGTTAAAATTAAATAGTGGGCAAAGCCAAGCGTCATATTATCCTGCATCTGCACTTGCCACACCTACATCAGTCTCCTTATTAATAGAGTTGGTTATAAGATCTATTAAAAAGAATTTAACAGGTATATATAATGTCTCATGTTCAGGCTTTGCTTCACAATATGATTTTGCGAAGGAGGTGGTAAAAATATGTGGAATAAACATTAAAATTAAAGCTAAAACCACTACAGATTCGGATAATATATTAACGCCAAGATTTGCAGTGTTAGATAATAGTAAAATATCCAAAGATTTAACCATTAATATCCCAGAGTGGGACGAAGAGTTAAAACATCAATTAGAAAAACATGATAATTGA
- a CDS encoding inositol monophosphatase, which produces MIIENEYNIALKAVNKASTYILAQFNQRDFACIEKLPNDFVTDADLTAQQIIREILSSESSYPIIGEENLFDHQNQNIVWAIDPIDGTVNFINNIPIFACAVSLINLKDFTSYVGVINLPFYQKTISAYNGGGAFLNENKIELKPNNHVSIAVMRNRRGSKLANSELKNITHFRNFGSASYEFTMLAEQKINLYYDDSTCLWDFAAGKAIIKEIGGKVDVLPYDRDNLILSKYKVKASLYH; this is translated from the coding sequence ATGATAATTGAAAATGAATATAATATAGCGCTTAAAGCTGTAAACAAAGCTAGCACCTATATTTTAGCACAATTTAATCAAAGAGATTTTGCTTGCATAGAGAAGCTACCTAATGATTTTGTAACAGATGCTGATCTAACAGCGCAGCAAATTATAAGAGAGATATTAAGCTCAGAATCATCATATCCAATTATTGGCGAGGAGAATCTATTTGACCACCAAAATCAGAATATAGTCTGGGCTATTGATCCAATTGATGGCACAGTTAATTTTATAAATAATATTCCAATATTTGCCTGTGCAGTTAGTTTAATTAATCTTAAAGATTTTACTAGTTATGTAGGAGTTATAAATTTACCCTTCTATCAGAAAACTATAAGCGCTTACAATGGAGGAGGGGCGTTTTTAAATGAAAATAAAATCGAACTTAAGCCAAATAACCATGTGAGTATTGCAGTAATGCGTAATAGGAGAGGTAGTAAATTAGCAAATAGTGAGTTGAAGAACATTACCCATTTCAGAAATTTTGGTTCAGCAAGTTACGAATTTACAATGCTAGCTGAACAAAAGATCAATCTTTATTACGATGATTCTACTTGTTTATGGGATTTTGCAGCAGGAAAGGCTATCATAAAAGAGATTGGAGGTAAAGTTGATGTACTGCCTTATGATAGGGATAATTTAATACTTTCTAAATATAAAGTTAAAGCGTCTTTATATCATTAA
- the metE gene encoding 5-methyltetrahydropteroyltriglutamate--homocysteine S-methyltransferase, producing MVKSANLGFPRIGHNRELKKSVESYWKGNISQSELKAKASEIRQNNWKIQSDSKIDYIPSNDFSFYDQILDTICLVGSIPETYQNTNQNVSLDTYFSMARGLQKDGIDVPAMEMTKWYDTNYHYIVPEFTKDQSFKISSSKIFDEYLEAKELGYETRPVLVGPVTLLSIGKTKGESFNKFDLLNKLVTCYQEIITRLATVGVKDIQIDEPALVTDLDDDIRACYRSAYAIIGACCAENNVNLHITTYFAAVEENLKTFLNIPAKSHHIDLVRAAEQLDIVLENFPAEGSLSLGLINGRNIWLNNLEESLNLANKAIAKLGADRVIIAPSCSLLHSPVDLAGESKIDPEIKEWLAFAVQKLQEVSCLKDILTGSNEAENEFYQQNKAAIERRRTSAKVNNAAVKKRVESLSEADYDRSSPYELRANKQKSIFNLPLYPTTTIGSFPQTTNVRKHRAALKKGDISQEEYDEFIANETNSCIERQEKLDIDVLVHGEFERNDMVEYFGEQLDGFAFTKNGWVQSYGSRCVKPPIIFGDVSRPNSMTVRWSKYAQEQTSKPVKGMLTGPVTILQWSFVRDDQPRETTCKQIGFAIQDEVKDLETNGIGIIQIDEPAIREGLPIHRAKWQAYLKWAVDSFKLSQATANDETQIHTHMCYSEFNDIINSIAAMDADVISIETSRSQMELLDAFVDFNYPNEIGPGVYDIHSPRVPTRNEMKDLLIKALKVLPAEKVWVNPDCGLKTRGWPEVELALKEMVLATKELRNETAAKQQA from the coding sequence ATGGTAAAATCTGCAAATTTAGGCTTCCCAAGAATCGGTCATAACAGGGAATTGAAAAAATCAGTTGAAAGTTATTGGAAAGGAAATATTAGCCAAAGCGAGTTAAAAGCTAAGGCAAGTGAAATAAGACAAAATAATTGGAAAATACAAAGTGATAGTAAAATTGACTATATTCCGTCTAATGATTTCTCATTTTATGATCAAATATTAGATACTATCTGTTTAGTTGGTTCAATACCAGAAACTTATCAAAATACCAATCAAAATGTATCCTTAGATACATATTTCTCTATGGCTAGAGGATTACAAAAAGATGGTATTGATGTGCCAGCTATGGAGATGACAAAATGGTATGATACAAATTATCACTATATAGTTCCAGAATTCACTAAAGATCAAAGTTTTAAAATCTCTAGTAGCAAAATCTTTGATGAATATCTAGAAGCAAAAGAATTAGGTTACGAAACCAGACCAGTTTTAGTTGGTCCAGTTACTTTACTTTCTATAGGAAAAACTAAAGGAGAAAGCTTCAATAAATTCGACTTGTTAAATAAACTTGTCACTTGCTACCAAGAAATTATTACAAGACTTGCTACAGTTGGTGTAAAAGATATACAAATTGACGAACCTGCTTTAGTAACAGATTTGGATGACGATATTAGAGCTTGTTACAGAAGCGCTTATGCTATTATAGGTGCATGCTGCGCAGAAAATAATGTTAATTTACATATAACAACATATTTTGCAGCTGTAGAAGAAAATCTAAAAACATTTTTAAATATACCAGCTAAATCACACCATATAGATTTAGTTAGAGCAGCTGAGCAATTAGACATTGTTTTGGAAAATTTCCCAGCGGAAGGGTCATTATCTCTTGGCCTGATAAATGGTAGAAATATTTGGTTAAATAATTTAGAAGAATCTTTGAACCTGGCAAATAAAGCGATTGCTAAATTGGGTGCTGACAGAGTAATAATCGCTCCAAGTTGTTCATTATTACATAGTCCCGTAGATTTAGCTGGCGAAAGCAAAATTGATCCAGAAATAAAAGAATGGCTTGCATTTGCCGTGCAGAAGCTACAAGAGGTTTCTTGCTTAAAAGACATTCTAACTGGCAGTAATGAAGCAGAAAATGAGTTCTATCAACAAAACAAAGCAGCTATTGAGCGAAGGAGAACTTCAGCTAAAGTTAATAATGCAGCTGTCAAAAAACGTGTCGAATCTTTGTCTGAAGCAGATTATGATAGAAGTAGCCCATATGAGTTAAGAGCTAATAAGCAAAAATCTATTTTTAACTTACCTTTATATCCAACTACTACAATTGGTTCTTTTCCACAAACTACAAATGTGCGAAAGCATAGAGCGGCTTTGAAAAAAGGTGATATTTCACAAGAAGAATATGATGAATTTATTGCAAATGAAACAAATTCATGTATCGAAAGGCAAGAAAAATTAGATATTGATGTTTTAGTCCATGGTGAATTTGAAAGAAATGACATGGTTGAATATTTTGGTGAGCAGCTAGATGGTTTTGCTTTCACTAAAAATGGCTGGGTTCAAAGTTATGGTTCAAGATGTGTAAAACCACCGATAATTTTTGGAGATGTTTCTAGACCAAACTCAATGACAGTAAGATGGTCTAAATATGCACAAGAGCAAACTTCTAAACCAGTAAAAGGAATGTTAACTGGACCTGTTACAATTTTACAATGGTCTTTTGTAAGAGATGATCAACCAAGAGAAACTACTTGTAAACAAATAGGTTTTGCAATTCAAGATGAAGTAAAAGATTTAGAAACTAATGGTATTGGCATTATTCAAATTGATGAGCCAGCAATTAGAGAGGGCTTACCTATTCATCGCGCTAAATGGCAAGCATATTTAAAATGGGCTGTTGATTCATTTAAATTATCCCAAGCAACAGCTAATGATGAAACTCAAATTCATACACATATGTGCTATTCTGAGTTCAATGATATCATTAATTCTATCGCAGCTATGGATGCTGATGTTATTTCTATTGAAACATCAAGGTCACAGATGGAGCTCTTAGACGCATTTGTTGATTTCAATTACCCTAATGAGATTGGGCCAGGTGTTTATGATATTCATTCACCAAGAGTACCAACCAGAAATGAAATGAAAGACTTATTAATCAAGGCGTTAAAAGTACTTCCAGCAGAAAAAGTCTGGGTTAATCCAGATTGTGGTCTAAAAACTAGAGGATGGCCAGAAGTTGAGCTTGCTTTGAAAGAAATGGTTTTAGCAACTAAAGAGCTAAGAAATGAAACAGCAGCTAAACAACAAGCATAA
- a CDS encoding deoxyribodipyrimidine photo-lyase — protein sequence MKQKTIIWLRNDFRLTDNAAINEASQNGDELIFLYIHNKEQELGAATKWFLHQTLNSFKQDLHSHYNAHLLIKIGEEEEVLTDLIATYKIQKILWNRVYEPHAIKRDSKIKAKLKDQNIIVKTFNSSLLFEPSFIKNNAGEFFKVFSPFWRKCLSALEQITEPYKKPESLSIITLKESKEISLEQLDLLPTEPNWAKNWPEIYKVSEDDIHEKAQRFISDKILNYKTERDFPALDATSKLSPYLHFGIISPKLLYYKLIPYLDDSKGAIHFFSEIGWREFSYYLLYHFPKLETANFNAKFDGFKWQNDMEKLKKWQKGQTGFPIIDAGMRQLWQTGWMHNRIRMVVASFLIKNLLIDWRYGMKWFADCLVDADLAANAASWQWVAGSGADAAPYFRIFNPITQSVKFDPEGHYIRKWVPELAHLANDKIHQPQNVKEYFPEIVDLKESRNTALENYKNLKTAK from the coding sequence ATGAAGCAAAAAACTATCATTTGGTTAAGAAATGATTTTCGTTTAACTGATAACGCAGCTATAAATGAGGCTAGTCAAAATGGAGATGAGTTAATCTTTTTATATATCCACAATAAAGAGCAAGAATTGGGGGCAGCTACAAAATGGTTTTTACATCAAACATTAAACTCTTTTAAACAAGACTTACATAGTCATTATAATGCCCATTTGCTAATTAAAATAGGTGAGGAGGAAGAGGTTCTAACTGACTTAATTGCAACATATAAAATTCAAAAAATATTATGGAACAGAGTATATGAACCACATGCTATTAAAAGAGATAGTAAAATAAAAGCTAAGTTAAAAGATCAGAACATAATTGTTAAAACTTTTAATAGTTCATTATTATTTGAGCCTAGTTTTATTAAAAATAACGCAGGTGAGTTTTTTAAAGTATTTTCCCCCTTTTGGCGCAAGTGTCTTAGTGCGCTAGAGCAAATAACCGAGCCATATAAAAAACCAGAATCACTGTCAATTATCACATTAAAAGAGTCTAAAGAAATAAGCTTGGAGCAATTAGACTTGCTGCCAACTGAGCCAAATTGGGCCAAAAACTGGCCAGAGATATATAAGGTTTCAGAAGATGATATACATGAAAAAGCACAACGCTTTATTAGTGATAAAATTTTAAATTACAAAACAGAAAGAGATTTCCCGGCGCTTGATGCCACAAGTAAATTATCCCCTTACTTACATTTTGGTATAATTAGTCCTAAATTATTATATTATAAATTAATTCCATATTTAGATGATAGTAAAGGTGCTATTCACTTTTTTAGTGAAATTGGTTGGCGTGAATTTTCATATTATTTATTATATCATTTCCCCAAATTAGAAACAGCAAACTTTAATGCAAAATTTGATGGTTTTAAATGGCAAAATGATATGGAGAAATTGAAAAAATGGCAAAAAGGTCAAACAGGATTTCCAATAATTGATGCGGGTATGAGGCAATTATGGCAGACTGGTTGGATGCATAATAGGATTAGAATGGTTGTAGCTTCATTTTTAATTAAGAACTTATTAATAGATTGGCGTTATGGTATGAAATGGTTTGCTGATTGTTTAGTAGATGCAGATTTAGCTGCAAATGCAGCATCCTGGCAATGGGTTGCTGGAAGTGGAGCTGATGCTGCGCCATATTTTAGAATTTTTAATCCAATTACGCAAAGTGTTAAATTTGATCCAGAAGGTCATTATATAAGAAAATGGGTGCCAGAGCTTGCTCATCTTGCAAATGACAAAATTCATCAGCCTCAAAATGTAAAAGAATATTTTCCTGAAATTGTAGATCTAAAAGAAAGCCGAAATACTGCTTTAGAAAATTATAAAAATTTAAAAACAGCAAAATGA
- the polA gene encoding DNA polymerase I, whose translation MKAEQNNRLVLVDGYSFLFRAYHSMPPLTNPDGVVVGALYGYSNMILRIRKELDASHFAVVLDHGDKTFRTEIYQEYKANRPPAPEDLKPQFPLVRDVTAAMNIATLDQSGVEADDIIATLALKAEKRNMDVTIISSDKDLMQLVSDKIKLYDPMKQKIIDRDAVFEKFAVYPDKILDLLSLSGDSADNIPGVPSIGPKTAAQLINEYGSIEGIYQNIHKIKQPKRRETLAHNKEQAFLSRDLVKLKENVEIINEFSELEVQEINKTELACFFNKHGFKTLVSKIGSEIVNKAQNDNEEDNFNFNYVEITKENELHAAFKKINEASEIFITTFLNNLYISTNSEIFTFIPSEITHDLLGENITGFSDKLLKIDLERVLLDKTIKKNFFDFKDFYRNYQHQNIFPNLHEKLNLYAENFLDYKSLAFLANQPDDKFLPEKAVLSAELIKKRFSTIYVRLAKYKNILSENKQFALFHNLDLPFLEVLADMEKAGFKISIDKLYSLTQEFSKQIEVVQKEIFELAGEEFNIASPKQLGDILFTKLGISAKKKSKKTKNLSTSQQVLEELSIAGYEIAAKILAWRRFSKLKNTYSEALPKQINQLSKRVHSSFSNTTTSTGRISSNNPNLQNIPVRSKEGDRIRAAFICENGYKLISADYSQIELRLLAEIGEVSKLQNAFRHNIDVHTATASEVFSVPAQDVDAELRRKAKMINFGIIYGISSFGLAERLNISRKEAKEYIELYFKRYEEIKEYMERTVATCKENGFVETILGRRLFFNNLDSNNFALRNFAERAVINAPLQGSAADIIKLAMINLASHIKANNLPMRLILQIHDELIYEVKEDFVLEAKKLIKEYMENAVKLKTPLIVEVNSGDNWHEIH comes from the coding sequence ATGAAAGCAGAGCAAAATAACAGACTAGTTCTAGTAGATGGATATAGCTTTCTATTTAGAGCTTACCATTCAATGCCGCCATTAACTAATCCAGATGGAGTTGTAGTTGGTGCTTTATATGGCTATAGTAATATGATTTTAAGAATTCGCAAAGAGTTAGACGCTTCACATTTTGCGGTGGTTTTAGATCATGGTGATAAAACTTTTAGAACTGAAATTTACCAAGAATATAAAGCTAATAGGCCACCTGCGCCAGAGGATTTGAAGCCGCAATTTCCTTTAGTTAGAGATGTAACTGCAGCTATGAATATCGCTACATTAGATCAAAGTGGTGTTGAGGCAGATGATATTATAGCAACATTGGCTTTAAAAGCAGAAAAGCGCAATATGGACGTAACGATTATTTCTTCTGACAAAGATTTAATGCAATTAGTGAGTGATAAAATAAAGCTTTATGATCCAATGAAGCAAAAAATTATAGATAGAGATGCGGTGTTTGAAAAATTCGCAGTTTACCCAGATAAAATTCTAGATTTACTTTCTTTAAGTGGTGATAGTGCAGATAATATACCAGGTGTACCATCTATAGGACCCAAAACCGCGGCTCAGTTAATTAATGAGTATGGTTCGATAGAGGGTATCTATCAAAATATTCATAAAATTAAGCAGCCAAAAAGAAGAGAGACTTTAGCACATAATAAGGAGCAGGCTTTTTTATCTAGAGATTTAGTTAAGCTTAAAGAAAATGTAGAAATCATAAATGAGTTTTCAGAGCTAGAGGTGCAAGAAATTAACAAAACAGAGTTGGCATGTTTTTTTAATAAGCATGGCTTTAAAACTTTAGTAAGTAAAATAGGAAGCGAAATTGTCAATAAAGCGCAAAATGATAATGAAGAGGATAATTTTAATTTTAATTATGTAGAAATCACTAAAGAAAATGAGTTGCATGCTGCCTTTAAAAAAATAAATGAAGCAAGCGAAATCTTTATCACAACATTTTTAAATAATTTGTATATTTCAACAAATTCTGAGATTTTTACATTCATACCAAGTGAAATAACACATGATTTATTAGGAGAGAATATAACCGGTTTCAGTGATAAATTATTAAAGATAGATTTAGAAAGAGTTTTGTTAGACAAAACCATAAAAAAGAATTTTTTTGATTTTAAGGATTTCTATCGCAATTATCAGCATCAGAATATTTTTCCTAATTTGCATGAAAAGTTAAATTTATATGCAGAAAATTTTCTGGATTATAAAAGTTTAGCATTTTTAGCAAATCAACCAGATGATAAATTTTTGCCTGAGAAAGCAGTATTGTCGGCAGAGCTAATTAAAAAGCGTTTCTCCACAATATATGTAAGATTAGCTAAATATAAAAATATCCTAAGTGAAAATAAACAATTTGCGCTCTTTCATAATCTAGATTTGCCATTTTTAGAGGTTCTGGCCGATATGGAAAAAGCAGGCTTTAAAATATCGATAGATAAATTATATAGCTTAACACAAGAATTTTCTAAACAGATCGAAGTGGTGCAAAAAGAAATATTTGAGCTAGCTGGTGAAGAATTTAATATTGCTTCACCAAAACAATTAGGTGATATATTATTCACAAAATTAGGTATTAGCGCAAAAAAGAAAAGTAAAAAAACCAAAAATCTCTCTACTTCTCAGCAAGTGTTAGAGGAGTTAAGCATAGCAGGCTATGAAATTGCAGCTAAAATATTAGCATGGAGGCGTTTTAGTAAATTAAAAAACACATATAGTGAAGCTTTACCAAAGCAAATAAACCAACTTTCTAAACGAGTACATAGCAGTTTTTCTAATACCACCACTTCAACTGGCCGTATCAGCTCAAATAACCCTAATTTACAGAATATACCGGTAAGAAGTAAAGAGGGGGATAGAATTAGAGCAGCATTTATATGTGAGAATGGTTATAAGTTAATTTCAGCAGATTATTCGCAGATAGAACTACGTTTATTAGCAGAAATTGGTGAAGTTAGTAAGTTGCAAAATGCTTTTAGGCATAATATTGATGTTCATACCGCAACTGCAAGTGAAGTTTTTTCAGTCCCTGCACAAGATGTGGATGCAGAGCTTAGAAGAAAAGCCAAAATGATTAATTTTGGCATTATCTATGGCATAAGTAGCTTCGGTTTAGCTGAAAGGTTAAATATCTCTAGAAAGGAAGCTAAAGAATATATAGAGCTATATTTTAAGCGCTATGAAGAGATAAAAGAATATATGGAAAGGACTGTTGCAACTTGTAAAGAAAATGGTTTTGTGGAAACAATTTTAGGGCGTAGATTATTTTTTAATAATTTAGACTCTAATAATTTTGCTCTCAGAAACTTTGCTGAAAGAGCTGTAATTAACGCACCATTGCAAGGAAGTGCAGCTGATATTATTAAGCTTGCCATGATAAATCTAGCAAGTCATATCAAGGCCAATAATTTACCAATGCGTCTTATCTTGCAAATACATGATGAATTAATTTATGAAGTTAAAGAAGATTTTGTTTTAGAGGCTAAAAAGTTAATCAAAGAATATATGGAAAATGCTGTTAAGTTAAAAACACCATTGATAGTTGAAGTAAATAGTGGTGATAATTGGCACGAAATACATTAA
- a CDS encoding SulP family inorganic anion transporter — protein sequence MLNLTKKQTKTEILSGLTVALALVPEAVAFAFVAHVHPLVGLYAAFIVGLVTSIFGGRPGMISGATGALAVVMVSLVQTYGVEYLFATVILMGVIQILAGIFRLGKFIRIVPHPVMLGFVNGLAIVIFLAQLNQYKAPNQMGELSWLVGSELYIMLGLILLTMLIIYFLPKLTKAVPSALVAIFSVFALSKFFAIDTKTVGDMANIAGSLPNFALPQVPFNLETLKIIFPYAFILAGIGLIESLLALTLVDEITETRGKNSKECKAQGFANVITGFFGGMGGCAMIGQTMINISSGARERLSGIVAALFLLSFILFAAPIIEAIPIAALIGVMFMVVIGTFAWSSLRIMHKIPKSDSFVIILVSATTVFYDLAIAVFVGVIVSALVYAWNNAHHITAITDRDNQKKLKTYDLYGPIFFGSVASFKDLFHPKTDPKNVTVNFEHSRVWDHSGIEALEKLAQKYSKIGKVIRFKKLSPDCANLLEKSGCIIERSTASDPHYEVVMNRSYIAAKKSST from the coding sequence ATGTTAAACTTAACTAAAAAACAAACAAAAACAGAAATATTATCTGGTTTAACTGTAGCTTTAGCCTTGGTACCTGAAGCTGTTGCTTTTGCCTTTGTTGCGCATGTTCATCCTTTAGTTGGTTTATATGCAGCTTTTATAGTTGGCTTAGTTACTTCTATTTTTGGTGGCAGACCTGGCATGATTTCCGGTGCAACAGGTGCGCTTGCTGTAGTTATGGTTTCTTTGGTGCAAACATATGGGGTGGAATATTTATTTGCGACTGTAATTTTGATGGGAGTAATTCAAATTTTAGCTGGTATATTTAGATTGGGAAAATTTATTCGTATTGTGCCACATCCCGTAATGCTTGGTTTTGTTAATGGCTTGGCAATTGTAATTTTTTTAGCACAATTAAATCAATATAAAGCGCCAAATCAGATGGGAGAATTAAGTTGGTTGGTTGGGTCTGAGTTATATATTATGCTTGGCTTAATATTGCTTACTATGCTTATAATATACTTTTTACCAAAGCTTACTAAAGCAGTACCATCTGCCTTAGTTGCTATTTTTAGTGTTTTCGCTTTAAGTAAGTTTTTTGCTATTGATACTAAGACAGTAGGAGATATGGCAAATATTGCAGGAAGCTTACCAAATTTTGCTTTGCCACAAGTTCCATTTAATTTGGAAACTTTAAAGATAATTTTTCCTTATGCTTTTATTCTAGCGGGTATTGGTCTTATTGAAAGTTTATTAGCTTTAACTTTGGTTGATGAAATAACAGAAACGAGAGGAAAAAATAGCAAAGAGTGCAAGGCACAAGGTTTTGCTAATGTAATTACTGGTTTTTTTGGTGGTATGGGCGGCTGTGCTATGATAGGTCAAACTATGATTAACATTAGTTCAGGAGCAAGAGAACGCTTATCAGGTATTGTAGCCGCTTTGTTTTTACTTAGCTTCATATTGTTTGCAGCACCAATAATAGAAGCAATACCAATAGCAGCTCTAATTGGGGTGATGTTTATGGTGGTTATTGGTACTTTTGCTTGGTCTAGTTTGCGGATTATGCATAAAATCCCTAAAAGCGATTCTTTTGTAATTATTTTAGTGTCAGCAACTACAGTATTTTATGATTTAGCAATTGCCGTATTTGTTGGAGTGATTGTATCAGCATTAGTTTATGCTTGGAATAATGCACATCACATTACAGCAATTACTGATCGAGATAACCAAAAAAAACTTAAAACATATGATTTATATGGGCCTATTTTCTTTGGTTCTGTAGCATCATTTAAAGATTTGTTTCATCCTAAAACTGATCCTAAAAATGTAACTGTAAATTTTGAGCATAGTAGAGTTTGGGATCATTCTGGTATAGAGGCATTAGAAAAGTTAGCACAGAAATATAGTAAAATAGGCAAGGTTATTAGATTTAAAAAGCTAAGTCCAGATTGTGCTAATTTACTAGAAAAGTCAGGCTGCATCATTGAAAGATCTACAGCTTCAGATCCACATTATGAAGTAGTAATGAATCGAAGCTATATTGCAGCTAAAAAATCATCAACATAA
- a CDS encoding impB/mucB/samB family protein, whose protein sequence is MSLKWLYLDLNSYFASVEQQLQPLLRHRPVAIVPSLTDSTSAIAASYEAKAYGVKTGMKIYEAKLKCPDLICVVGKHENYVHYHHLILNEINKYIPIEKSYSIDEVACKLLGSQTNETNALNLAKAIKLGLSKNIGKYLRCSIGLAENVFLAKTASNLEKPDGLQVIYAKDMPERIAHFKLSDLTGIGKAMEHRLNKAGIFTIKQLFTLEPKHMRRIWGSVLGERFWYLLRGYNLPDVQTSCSSLGHSHVLEPSWRPVVKARHVMRKLLLKAATRLRSKKYYTKHMILGVRIENGQKLKLETSFYRSCDNVTLSREASKLWSALVQIHKPRAIKKISVTFDHLVAEDKIENNFFELSGDSSFKKQKTFEKLSLAMDGINHKFGKDSIIMGGLPEQAESFSGTKIAFTRIPDLQEFKN, encoded by the coding sequence ATGTCACTTAAATGGCTTTATTTAGATTTAAATAGCTATTTTGCTAGTGTAGAACAGCAATTGCAGCCTTTATTAAGGCACAGACCAGTTGCTATTGTTCCAAGCTTAACAGATAGTACCTCAGCTATTGCGGCTAGCTATGAAGCTAAAGCCTATGGGGTCAAAACAGGTATGAAAATTTATGAAGCTAAGCTTAAATGTCCAGATTTAATTTGTGTGGTTGGTAAGCATGAAAATTATGTGCATTATCACCATCTTATTTTAAACGAAATTAATAAATATATACCTATAGAAAAATCATATTCTATTGATGAAGTTGCGTGTAAATTATTAGGTAGTCAAACTAATGAAACTAATGCTCTTAACCTAGCTAAAGCGATAAAATTAGGTTTAAGTAAAAATATAGGTAAATATTTACGCTGTTCTATTGGTCTTGCTGAAAATGTATTTTTAGCTAAAACAGCAAGTAATTTAGAAAAGCCAGATGGCTTACAAGTTATTTATGCTAAGGATATGCCAGAGCGTATAGCTCACTTTAAATTAAGTGACTTAACTGGAATTGGTAAGGCGATGGAACATAGATTAAATAAAGCTGGTATTTTTACTATTAAGCAGCTTTTTACGTTAGAACCAAAACATATGAGGAGAATTTGGGGAAGTGTTTTAGGTGAAAGATTTTGGTACTTATTAAGAGGTTATAATTTACCAGATGTTCAAACTAGCTGTAGTTCATTAGGTCATAGCCATGTTTTGGAGCCCAGCTGGCGTCCAGTTGTAAAGGCAAGACATGTAATGCGCAAATTATTGTTAAAAGCTGCAACCAGACTTAGAAGTAAAAAATATTATACTAAACATATGATTTTAGGGGTAAGAATTGAAAATGGGCAAAAGTTAAAATTAGAAACCAGTTTTTATCGTTCATGTGATAATGTAACTTTAAGTAGGGAAGCAAGTAAATTATGGTCGGCATTAGTGCAGATACATAAGCCCAGAGCTATAAAGAAAATCTCAGTTACTTTCGATCATTTAGTTGCGGAGGATAAAATAGAAAATAATTTTTTTGAATTAAGTGGAGATTCATCTTTCAAAAAGCAAAAAACTTTTGAAAAACTCTCATTAGCCATGGATGGCATTAATCACAAATTTGGTAAAGATAGTATTATAATGGGTGGCTTGCCAGAACAGGCAGAGAGTTTTTCTGGTACCAAAATAGCTTTTACACGTATTCCTGACCTGCAAGAATTTAAAAACTAA